Within the Vibrio sp. DW001 genome, the region AGACAGCCGTGCAATCCAACTGACGATGAAATTGGATACCGCTCAGATCTCAAATGGTTCGCATATGGGGCTGCTTTTCTCCCCCGAGAATCCTGACTATGGAATCTTGGGAGACAAGCGTATTTGCAGTAATGGTCAAACGGAAGAAGGAGAAGCATCCTGCTTAAATGGGGGGAACGTTTGGTTTTCTGCATGGGGCTATCGCCAGGAAGGTAAGGTATACGCAAGGCTGACATACAATCCCTATTTTAATCAAACCATGCAAATCATCGATCAAGTAATGTCTGAAAGCTTGTAGTTTGATAACTCGATATCGTGAAATAATCAAAGGAAATGGGATAAAATGTAAAGGTTTCATGATGTAAATGCATGCGCTGTATTACACCCTATACGTATCAGGTTACTAAGCAACGTTGGGAGTGGTGGTGGGAATTGAATATAACAAAGCACATAAGGTTTTTCATCTAAAAGGAAAACAGACGAGCTATATTTTTGGAGTTAATGTTCACGGCTATTTACAGCATATATATTGGGGAGGTGAACTTTCTCTCGCCAAACAGAATGATGACTGCATGATCGCGGGCAGAATGTTTTCTGATACAGAATGTAAACCGGATAATATCGTTTCGATTTTTGAGTGCGTCCAGAACGAATTTCCTTTTTTTGGGACGGGAGATTATAAGTCTCCCGCGTTCTCAATTGTTGACCATAATGGACATTCAACCAGTGAACTTAAGTATCTTTCTCATCGAATTAATAGAGGAAAGCCTGATATCGAAGGGCTTCCGTCTACCTATATGGAAACAAAGGATGAAGGCGAAACCCTGCATGTTGTCCTTGAGGACAAATACAACAACTTCATCGTCGAATTGAGCTATACACTATTTGAAGAACTGGATGTCGTCACTCGTTCAGCACGGTTTATCAACCTCGGTATTCACCCTTTAGAGCTAACACGTGCGTTAAGCGTCTCTATTGATATGCCAGACCATGACTTCGATTGCCTTCAACTTTGGGGAGCATGGGGAAACGAGAGAAACATCGATCGCACAACCTTATCTCATGGAAAACAGGTAATAGAGAGTAAGAGAGGTTCTAGTTCGCATCAGAAAAATCCGTTTGTTGCCTTACTTAGAAAGGAAACCACAGAAGACACCGGCGACATCTACGGGTTCAGCCTTGTTTATAGTGGCAGCTTTATTGCAGAAGTAGACGTTGAACAGTATGAATTTAGCCGTGTGAATATGGGAATTAACCCGTACAATTTCAAATGGAAATTGAAACAAGGCGAATCATTTCAAACCCCTGAAGTGGTGTTAGTTTACTCATCTGAAGGGCTTGGGGGAATGTCCAGAAAGTTTCACAAACTCTACCGAACACGCTTATGTCGTGGGAAATATAGAGATAAAGCGAGACCGGTTTTAATTAATAATTGGGAAGCAACGTACTTTGATTTCGATGAAAAGAAGTTGATGGATATTGCAGGTGCAGCAAAAAAAGTCGGTATAGAACTTTTTGTTTTGGACGACGGTTGGTTTGGGAATCGAAATAGCGACAACTCATCATTGGGAGACTGGGTTGAGAATCGTGACAAGATACCAAGTGGTCTTAATAAATTTGCGAATTTATTAAACAAACAAGACATGAAATTTGGTCTGTGGTTTGAACCTGAAATGATCTCGCCAGATTCGGAACTCTATAGATCGCACCCAGACTGGTGTCTTCATGTCGCTGGCCGACCGAGAACCGAAGTGCGTAACCAACTTGTTCTGGACCTTTCTCGTGTTGATGTTCAAGACTATATTATTGATACGCTAAACCGCGTTTTGTCTTCCTGTAATATCGAATATGTTAAGTGGGACTTCAATCGTGAGTTAATGGAAATCGGGAACGTTACTCACCCTGTGGATCAGCAACAAGAACTCGGTCATCGGTACATATTGGGTTTGTATCGTGTTATGGGTCACCTTACACAGTCTTTTCCCCATATTCTCTTTGAAGGATGTGCCTCTGGTGGCGGTCGATATGACCCCGGTATGCTTTATTATATGCCCCAGATCTGGGCGAGTGATAACACCGATTCTATTTCTCGATTGTCAATTCAATATGGCACGAGCCTAGTTTACCCTGCTTGCACAATGGGGGCTCATGTTTCTGATAGTCCAAATCACCAAACAGGAAGACGTACCTTGTTGCAGACAAGAGGGCAGGTTGCCATGGCGGGTTGCTTTGGATATGAATTAGATTTATCGATGCTTTCTACAGAAGCGCTTCATGAAATCAGCACCCAAGTTCAAGAGTACAAATCCATTCGTAACTGGATTATCCATTCTGACTTATATCGACTTCATTCACCTATTTCTCGTCAAAAATGCGCTTGGATGTATGTATCTGAAGATAAAAGCCGTGCGATTGTGCAATATGTAAAAATACTCACTTTACCGGTTCGAATTAACATTGAAAGGATAAAGCTCAAAGGGTTATCTTCAACCAAGCTTTATCACGTTGTTGGAGATAAGCAAGTCTACACTGGCTCTGAACTGATGAAACTGGGTTTAGATTGTTCTCAATTAACGGAAGATTTTTGTAGTCAAAGTTGGATAATCAATGAGTATCAGGAATAGCATTCTATGAAACGAAGTCACAAATCAATGATAGTGGAAGCCGAGGGCTACAATGTCAGTCCGCTCTCTCTGATACAAGACGACGAGCAAATTGATGTTCAATTAAGAGCACCAATTCCGATGTCTGATTATCACTGGCATAACCATCTGGAAGTCAACATTCCTCTTGAGGATGAAATAGAGTTGTTGATTAATGGCATAAAATGCGTCGTTTCCCAAGGTCAGATGGCCGTTTTCTGGGCGCTAACTCCTCATCAATTATTGTCGTCAAATCGATGCAGTAAGATGGCGATTATCTCAATACCATTACACCTGTTACTTACCTGGACTACGAATGAGCAGTTCTTCAGCGAAATTATTAACGGTGAGGTGTTGGTGTGTAATCAAAGAGATTTGGTCGAGGAATCAAGGGTATCGTGCTGGCAACAAGAACTTGAAATGAAAAACCATGCTTTGTATGCGCTCAATGTGGCTGAAATACGGTTGCTATTAAACCGATTTTATTTATATGGCTGGCACAGTATTACGTCTACGGTTCATCATCCGATTCAACAACAGTCGAGCGACAAATCCGTATATTATCTCTGGAATACATTAAAATACATTTCTGAGAATTATGACTCTTCCATCACGATAAAAGACATTGCTGATACCGTTGGTATAAATGAACATTATTTGATGACGATGTTTAAGAAAAAAATGCATATATCCATCAAACAATACATTTTAAAAATGCGCTTGGAACATGCGAAGGCTATGTTGACGAGAACAAATTATAACATCACCGATATTGCGATGGTGTCAGGTTTTGGATCGGTTAGTCGATTTTTCGATTGTTTTTCTAAACATGTTGATGTTACACCCGGTGAATATCGTAAAAGATATCAAGGTTCTTCGGTTGAAGGGCGAAATGAACTGACCAATGAGATGGACGACACTTATATTGGCGGTCGAAGAAAGCTCGCCAAATATGAATAATCGGTCCATAAGTGCGAACGACCAGCGAATAAAGTGGGGGTGAGTTCTCAAGGACGTTTCTGTGAATGTCAATGTAGCTTCGTTGTAGTTAATCAACATCAACCCCGTCGATAAACGACGGGTTTTTAATAAATGAGTACTCGAAAAAAACTCAAGCGCTGACCAATTAAGGTTTGAAAATTCGTTGGCGTGTTTTCTCTAAGTGACTTAGA harbors:
- the melR gene encoding transcriptional regulator MelR, with amino-acid sequence MKRSHKSMIVEAEGYNVSPLSLIQDDEQIDVQLRAPIPMSDYHWHNHLEVNIPLEDEIELLINGIKCVVSQGQMAVFWALTPHQLLSSNRCSKMAIISIPLHLLLTWTTNEQFFSEIINGEVLVCNQRDLVEESRVSCWQQELEMKNHALYALNVAEIRLLLNRFYLYGWHSITSTVHHPIQQQSSDKSVYYLWNTLKYISENYDSSITIKDIADTVGINEHYLMTMFKKKMHISIKQYILKMRLEHAKAMLTRTNYNITDIAMVSGFGSVSRFFDCFSKHVDVTPGEYRKRYQGSSVEGRNELTNEMDDTYIGGRRKLAKYE
- a CDS encoding alpha-galactosidase, which produces MGIEYNKAHKVFHLKGKQTSYIFGVNVHGYLQHIYWGGELSLAKQNDDCMIAGRMFSDTECKPDNIVSIFECVQNEFPFFGTGDYKSPAFSIVDHNGHSTSELKYLSHRINRGKPDIEGLPSTYMETKDEGETLHVVLEDKYNNFIVELSYTLFEELDVVTRSARFINLGIHPLELTRALSVSIDMPDHDFDCLQLWGAWGNERNIDRTTLSHGKQVIESKRGSSSHQKNPFVALLRKETTEDTGDIYGFSLVYSGSFIAEVDVEQYEFSRVNMGINPYNFKWKLKQGESFQTPEVVLVYSSEGLGGMSRKFHKLYRTRLCRGKYRDKARPVLINNWEATYFDFDEKKLMDIAGAAKKVGIELFVLDDGWFGNRNSDNSSLGDWVENRDKIPSGLNKFANLLNKQDMKFGLWFEPEMISPDSELYRSHPDWCLHVAGRPRTEVRNQLVLDLSRVDVQDYIIDTLNRVLSSCNIEYVKWDFNRELMEIGNVTHPVDQQQELGHRYILGLYRVMGHLTQSFPHILFEGCASGGGRYDPGMLYYMPQIWASDNTDSISRLSIQYGTSLVYPACTMGAHVSDSPNHQTGRRTLLQTRGQVAMAGCFGYELDLSMLSTEALHEISTQVQEYKSIRNWIIHSDLYRLHSPISRQKCAWMYVSEDKSRAIVQYVKILTLPVRINIERIKLKGLSSTKLYHVVGDKQVYTGSELMKLGLDCSQLTEDFCSQSWIINEYQE